A region from the Kineothrix sp. IPX-CK genome encodes:
- a CDS encoding sugar ABC transporter substrate-binding protein, whose protein sequence is MKKALAAALVSTMILGLTACGSTQEAAKEETAGQNPVSTGQEESPEGGEEVTITYCNFNASGGNEETLNKMYEKFHEEYPDITVNIETVAYSDYFTAMQTRVAGGTAPDCYELNIENFASYAAKGVLADISGAETSNFNETALSAFNVDGKQYGLPGNFSNVVLIYNKDLFDKAGAEYPTDDWTWEDAQVAAEKIRALSDDTYGIYAPLTYNEFYKVASQYGGGLLNDDKTEFTINSPENIEAAQMMIDRVLVSNVAPTEEQMGGMGDWDLFESGRLGMIPTGIWAFNTFKDACDFNWDICVEPGGTEKATHFFSNALVVNADSEQAAAATTWITWLASSDEAAQIRIDAGWDLPAIKNETVLNSYLEVTPPDNKQAVFTSLDYLVVPPIIEDYSLMSDIITEELSKAASGKTTVEDALNQAQEECETLITLN, encoded by the coding sequence ATGAAAAAAGCATTAGCAGCAGCACTTGTTTCCACAATGATATTGGGGCTGACAGCCTGTGGCAGTACACAAGAGGCAGCAAAGGAAGAAACTGCCGGACAGAACCCAGTAAGCACCGGGCAAGAAGAATCACCCGAAGGTGGGGAAGAGGTAACGATTACGTATTGCAATTTCAATGCTTCCGGTGGAAATGAGGAAACATTGAACAAGATGTATGAAAAATTCCACGAGGAATACCCTGACATTACTGTAAACATTGAGACGGTCGCATATAGTGATTATTTTACGGCTATGCAGACAAGGGTGGCCGGCGGAACGGCACCGGATTGCTACGAACTGAATATTGAGAATTTCGCATCTTATGCGGCCAAAGGAGTGCTGGCAGATATCTCCGGAGCGGAAACTTCGAATTTCAATGAGACCGCATTGAGTGCATTTAATGTAGACGGTAAGCAATATGGCCTTCCGGGAAATTTTTCAAACGTGGTATTGATTTATAACAAAGACCTGTTTGACAAGGCTGGTGCAGAATATCCGACAGACGACTGGACATGGGAAGATGCACAGGTAGCTGCGGAGAAGATCCGGGCGCTTTCCGATGATACATATGGTATCTATGCACCGCTTACTTACAATGAATTCTATAAAGTTGCTTCTCAGTACGGAGGCGGTCTGTTAAACGATGATAAGACGGAATTTACTATTAATTCTCCGGAAAATATCGAGGCTGCGCAAATGATGATCGACCGTGTCCTCGTATCCAATGTAGCGCCTACAGAGGAGCAGATGGGCGGAATGGGAGATTGGGATTTATTCGAAAGCGGACGTCTTGGGATGATCCCGACCGGAATATGGGCATTCAATACCTTTAAAGATGCCTGTGATTTCAACTGGGATATTTGTGTGGAACCTGGCGGAACAGAGAAAGCGACTCATTTCTTTAGTAACGCTTTAGTTGTAAATGCAGATAGTGAGCAGGCGGCGGCAGCTACCACATGGATTACATGGCTTGCATCCAGTGATGAAGCGGCACAGATAAGAATCGATGCAGGCTGGGACCTTCCGGCAATCAAAAATGAGACGGTACTAAATTCTTATCTTGAAGTAACTCCTCCTGATAACAAGCAGGCAGTATTTACTTCACTGGATTATCTGGTAGTACCTCCAATTATTGAGGATTATAGTTTGATGTCCGATATTATTACGGAGGAGCTTTCGAAGGCAGCCAGTGGGAAAACCACGGTTGAGGATGCATTGAATCAAGCACAGGAAGAATGTGAGACTTTAATTACACTGAACTAA
- the prfA gene encoding peptide chain release factor 1, translated as MFDRLEDLLIRFEEIMGELGEPTVTNNQERFRALMKEQSDLTPLVEAYREYKKSKQDIDDSLTMLEEESDEDMREMLKEELNASKKRVEELEEKLKILLLPKDPNDDKNVIVEIRAGAGGDEAALFAAQMYRLYVHYAESQRWKVETMNVDEIGIGGMKEVNFMITGNGAYSKLKYESGVHRVQRVPETESGGRIHTSTITVAVMPEVEEVDVVIEDKDIRIDVMRASGNGGQCVNTTDSAVRLTHYPTGIVVYSQTEKSQLQNKAKAFALLRAKLYDIEQQKQHDAEAELRRSQIGTGDRSEKIRTYNFPQGRVTDHRIKLTLYKIDDIMNGDIDELLDSLIAADQAAKLAKMNGNQI; from the coding sequence ATGTTTGACAGGTTAGAAGATTTACTCATTCGGTTTGAAGAAATAATGGGAGAACTGGGCGAGCCGACCGTAACGAATAATCAGGAACGTTTTCGTGCGCTTATGAAAGAGCAGAGCGATTTAACACCCTTGGTGGAGGCATATAGAGAGTATAAGAAGTCCAAGCAGGATATCGATGACAGCTTGACGATGCTGGAGGAGGAATCCGACGAAGACATGCGTGAAATGTTAAAAGAGGAGCTGAATGCTTCAAAGAAACGCGTGGAGGAGCTGGAAGAAAAGCTGAAGATTCTTCTTCTGCCCAAGGACCCTAACGATGATAAGAACGTTATCGTGGAAATAAGAGCGGGAGCCGGCGGAGACGAAGCGGCCCTGTTTGCTGCGCAGATGTACCGTTTATATGTTCATTATGCGGAAAGTCAGCGCTGGAAAGTAGAAACGATGAACGTGGATGAAATAGGAATCGGCGGTATGAAGGAAGTGAACTTCATGATTACCGGAAACGGCGCTTATTCCAAGCTGAAATACGAAAGCGGTGTACACCGTGTACAGCGCGTTCCCGAGACGGAATCAGGCGGACGTATTCATACTTCTACGATAACGGTGGCAGTAATGCCTGAGGTAGAGGAGGTGGATGTGGTAATCGAAGATAAGGATATCCGTATCGATGTTATGCGTGCCTCAGGAAACGGAGGACAGTGCGTCAACACTACGGACTCTGCCGTTCGTTTGACCCATTATCCTACTGGAATCGTCGTATACAGCCAGACGGAGAAGTCGCAGCTTCAGAACAAGGCGAAGGCTTTCGCTTTGCTGCGAGCAAAATTATATGATATCGAGCAGCAGAAGCAGCATGATGCGGAGGCCGAGCTCAGAAGAAGCCAGATCGGTACCGGAGACCGTTCGGAGAAAATCAGGACCTATAACTTCCCGCAGGGAAGGGTAACGGATCACAGGATTAAGCTGACTCTGTATAAGATCGACGATATTATGAATGGAGATATCGACGAGTTGCTGGATAGTTTAATTGCGGCGGATCAGGCGGCGAAGTTGGCGAAGATGAATGGGAATCAGATATAA
- the prmC gene encoding peptide chain release factor N(5)-glutamine methyltransferase: MKYKELYDFGALALMEAGIAEASLDARLLLEFVCHTNRNDLLVHGDKEVLKKEQDIYVNYIERRKAHEPLQHITGEQEFMGLVFEVSGNVLVPRQDTEVLVEETMRYLHDGMSILDMCTGSGCILLSLLKYSNGCKGVGADISQEAVAVAKRNAQNLQISEVSFVESDLFESVEGRYDIIVSNPPYISTGEISGLMEEVKAHEPLLALDGGEDGLFFYRKIIEKAPEHLNGGGYLFFEIGYDQAEAVTDEMKKAGYKEISIVKDYAGLDRIVYGYMS, encoded by the coding sequence ATGAAATATAAAGAATTATATGATTTCGGAGCCTTGGCACTTATGGAAGCGGGAATTGCCGAGGCTTCTTTGGATGCCAGGCTTTTGCTTGAATTTGTCTGCCATACGAATAGAAATGATTTGTTGGTACATGGGGATAAAGAGGTACTTAAGAAAGAACAGGATATTTATGTAAACTATATTGAGCGCCGAAAGGCACATGAACCGTTGCAGCACATTACAGGGGAGCAGGAATTTATGGGACTTGTCTTTGAGGTGAGCGGGAATGTCCTCGTTCCCAGGCAGGATACGGAGGTACTGGTCGAGGAAACGATGCGTTACCTTCATGACGGTATGAGCATATTAGATATGTGCACCGGTTCCGGCTGTATTCTTTTAAGTCTTTTGAAATATTCCAACGGATGTAAGGGAGTAGGTGCGGATATTTCGCAGGAAGCGGTTGCGGTAGCGAAGAGAAATGCACAGAATCTGCAGATATCTGAGGTGAGTTTCGTGGAAAGCGATTTGTTTGAAAGCGTGGAAGGCAGGTACGATATTATCGTATCCAATCCCCCGTATATTTCCACCGGGGAAATTTCAGGTCTGATGGAGGAAGTTAAGGCCCATGAACCGCTTTTGGCCTTGGACGGCGGTGAAGACGGTCTCTTCTTTTATAGAAAAATAATTGAAAAGGCGCCGGAGCATCTAAACGGCGGCGGTTATCTCTTTTTTGAGATCGGGTATGATCAGGCGGAAGCGGTAACGGATGAAATGAAGAAAGCGGGCTATAAGGAGATTTCGATAGTAAAGGATTATGCCGGCCTGGATAGGATCGTGTATGGATACATGAGCTGA
- a CDS encoding DUF1385 domain-containing protein: MKKSKCAQYSGVGGQAVLEGVMMKNKEQYAVAVRKPDGEIDVEVDVYQGVLHGSKLKEIPFIRGIFNFLDSMVLGMKTLNHSVTFYEDEGAKETATDRVFHKVFKDKAEGIMLGMVTLLSIVLAVAIFMVLPYYIASLFEEYIRNTSVMAIIEGLVRILIFVGYIVAITMMKDIKRLYQYHGAEHKCINCIEKGRPLTVHNAMRSSRLHKRCGTSFMFFVIFVSIIVFFFIRAESPLLRVALRILLIPVIAGISYELIRLAGRSDNILVKILSAPGMWLQRLTTKEPDESMIEVAIASVEAIFDWKAYLKDTFGYEVDDSWLDDGQEKDDDSESPDVNGQEAY, encoded by the coding sequence ATGAAAAAAAGTAAATGTGCTCAATATTCCGGTGTCGGCGGGCAGGCGGTACTGGAAGGCGTTATGATGAAGAATAAAGAACAGTATGCGGTCGCCGTACGCAAGCCGGACGGTGAGATCGATGTGGAAGTGGATGTTTATCAGGGAGTGCTTCACGGAAGCAAGTTAAAAGAGATTCCGTTTATCCGCGGTATTTTCAATTTTCTTGATTCCATGGTACTGGGAATGAAGACTCTGAATCATTCCGTAACATTTTACGAGGACGAGGGTGCCAAGGAAACGGCGACGGATAGAGTCTTCCATAAGGTGTTCAAGGACAAAGCGGAAGGCATTATGCTGGGGATGGTTACTCTGTTATCCATCGTGCTTGCGGTGGCCATTTTTATGGTATTGCCCTATTATATTGCTTCCTTGTTTGAAGAATATATAAGAAACACTTCGGTTATGGCAATTATCGAAGGCCTTGTGCGTATTCTTATATTTGTAGGATATATCGTGGCGATTACCATGATGAAGGATATCAAGAGGCTGTACCAATATCATGGTGCAGAGCACAAATGTATAAACTGCATCGAAAAAGGGCGTCCGCTGACGGTCCATAACGCAATGCGAAGTTCCAGACTTCACAAAAGATGCGGTACCAGCTTTATGTTCTTCGTTATTTTCGTGAGCATTATCGTATTCTTTTTTATCAGGGCGGAAAGCCCCTTGCTGCGTGTTGCGCTCCGTATTTTACTGATTCCTGTTATTGCAGGTATTTCCTATGAGCTTATCCGTCTTGCGGGAAGAAGCGATAACATCCTGGTGAAGATACTTTCTGCACCGGGCATGTGGCTGCAGCGCCTTACCACAAAAGAACCGGACGAATCCATGATAGAGGTTGCTATTGCGTCGGTGGAAGCAATTTTCGACTGGAAGGCGTATTTAAAGGATACCTTTGGATATGAAGTGGATGATTCGTGGCTGGATGACGGTCAGGAAAAAGACGACGATTCTGAAAGTCCCGATGTGAACGGTCAGGAAGCATATTGA
- the rpmE gene encoding 50S ribosomal protein L31 codes for MKEGIHPNYYQATVTCNCGNTFVTGSTKSEIHVEVCSKCHSFYTGQQKSARADGRIDKFNRKYGVESK; via the coding sequence ATGAAAGAAGGAATACATCCTAATTACTATCAGGCGACTGTAACTTGCAACTGCGGAAATACGTTTGTAACCGGTTCAACGAAATCTGAGATTCACGTTGAAGTTTGCTCTAAATGTCATTCATTCTATACCGGCCAGCAGAAATCTGCAAGAGCTGATGGACGTATTGATAAGTTCAACAGAAAATACGGTGTTGAGAGTAAATAA
- the rho gene encoding transcription termination factor Rho gives MREKYESLALADLKEIAKARKIKGVSAMKKAEIVEAMLMEDEKEKNAAGVSAEKSVTAPKRVVMNRQQENRQTEGRQAEEPENRSAENRQAAGTRPVENRLSPDNRMSENRAADSRQTGEARTAADNRQGVTGRGDDEKYPSDLDSGIIAHGILEVMPDGYGFIRCENYLPGENDVYVAPSQIRRFNLKTGDILEGNTRIKTQSEKFSALLYVKSVNGYSPDVAARRCNFEDMTPIFPDERMPLETQGASVAMRIMDLMSPVGKGQRGMIVSPPKAGKTTLLKEVAKSVKRNSPDVHLIILLIDERPEEVTDIKEAIEGPNVEVIYSTFDELPDHHKRVSEMVIERAKRLVEHKKDVMILLDSITRLTRAYNLTVPPSGRTLSGGLDPAALHMPKRFFGAARNMRGGGSLTILATALVETGSKMDDVVYEEFKGTGNMEMVLDRKLSERRVFPAIDIPKSGTRREDLLLSSEEQEAINIMRKALNSLKPEEAVDKILDMFAKTRNNAEFVQMVKKIKFF, from the coding sequence ATGAGAGAGAAGTATGAATCGTTGGCATTGGCAGATCTGAAAGAAATTGCCAAAGCCAGGAAGATTAAGGGAGTTTCTGCGATGAAAAAAGCAGAAATAGTGGAAGCAATGCTTATGGAGGATGAAAAAGAAAAAAATGCGGCTGGGGTTTCGGCGGAAAAGTCCGTAACTGCGCCGAAAAGAGTCGTTATGAATAGGCAGCAAGAAAACAGGCAGACAGAAGGCAGACAAGCAGAAGAGCCTGAGAACAGGTCTGCGGAGAACAGGCAGGCGGCAGGCACAAGACCGGTGGAAAACAGGCTATCGCCTGATAATAGAATGTCTGAGAACAGAGCAGCAGACAGCAGACAGACAGGAGAGGCCAGGACGGCGGCCGACAATAGGCAGGGAGTAACCGGAAGAGGGGATGACGAGAAATATCCCTCCGATTTGGACAGCGGTATCATTGCTCATGGAATTTTGGAAGTTATGCCGGATGGCTACGGATTTATTCGCTGTGAGAATTATCTGCCGGGGGAAAACGACGTTTATGTTGCTCCCAGCCAGATCAGACGCTTTAATTTAAAGACCGGAGATATTCTGGAGGGCAATACGAGAATCAAGACGCAGAGCGAGAAGTTCAGCGCATTATTATATGTAAAAAGTGTCAACGGATATTCTCCCGATGTGGCGGCGCGCAGATGTAACTTTGAAGATATGACGCCGATTTTTCCCGATGAGAGGATGCCTTTGGAGACGCAGGGGGCGTCTGTGGCAATGCGTATCATGGATTTGATGAGTCCGGTGGGTAAAGGGCAGAGAGGTATGATCGTATCCCCTCCGAAGGCGGGAAAGACGACCTTATTAAAAGAGGTTGCCAAATCTGTGAAAAGGAATTCTCCGGATGTGCATCTGATCATCCTTCTTATCGACGAACGTCCGGAAGAAGTGACAGATATAAAGGAAGCGATTGAAGGACCCAATGTAGAAGTTATCTATTCCACCTTCGACGAATTGCCGGATCACCATAAAAGAGTTTCGGAAATGGTAATCGAGCGCGCGAAGCGCCTGGTAGAGCATAAAAAGGACGTTATGATACTGCTCGACAGTATTACCCGTCTGACAAGAGCATATAACCTCACCGTTCCGCCCAGCGGAAGAACGTTGTCCGGCGGTCTCGATCCGGCAGCCTTACATATGCCGAAGCGCTTTTTCGGTGCGGCGAGAAATATGAGGGGCGGCGGCAGTCTGACCATTCTTGCGACGGCCCTGGTGGAAACCGGAAGCAAAATGGATGATGTTGTATACGAGGAATTCAAAGGCACCGGCAATATGGAGATGGTGCTTGACCGCAAGCTGTCGGAGAGAAGAGTATTTCCGGCTATCGACATTCCGAAATCGGGAACCCGTAGAGAAGATTTGCTTTTGTCTTCGGAAGAACAGGAAGCAATCAACATTATGCGTAAGGCTCTTAACAGCCTGAAGCCCGAGGAAGCTGTAGATAAGATTTTGGATATGTTTGCGAAGACGAGAAATAATGCTGAGTTCGTTCAGATGGTAAAAAAAATAAAGTTTTTCTAA
- a CDS encoding NADP-dependent malic enzyme → MTTNEKALELHKQWNGKLETVSKSPVKSREDLSLAYTPGVAEPCKVIAQDKEAAYTYTMKANTVAVVSDGSAVLGLGNIGPYAAMPVMEGKAVLFKEFGGVNAVPICLDTQDTEEIIRTVTYLAPGFGGINLEDISAPRCFEIEERLKEILDIPVFHDDQHGTAIVVLAGIINALKVTGKKKEDCKVVVNGAGSAGVAITKLLLTYGFSNVIMCDKVGIISVRTEGLNWMQQKMTEVTNPNNETGSLSDAMKGADIFVGVSAPGIVTKEMVSSMNKDSILFAMANPVPEIMPDLAKEAGARVVGTGRSDFPNQVNNVVAFPGIFKGALEGRATQITEEMKLAAASAIAGLVPESELGEDNIMPEAFNPKVAEVVANAVKSHIVR, encoded by the coding sequence ATGACTACGAACGAAAAGGCATTAGAGCTTCATAAACAATGGAACGGAAAACTAGAGACGGTTTCCAAGTCTCCCGTCAAATCCCGCGAGGACCTTTCTCTCGCCTATACTCCCGGGGTTGCCGAACCGTGCAAGGTAATCGCACAGGACAAAGAGGCCGCCTATACTTATACGATGAAAGCTAATACGGTTGCCGTAGTATCCGATGGAAGCGCTGTGCTGGGCCTTGGTAATATCGGTCCCTATGCCGCCATGCCGGTTATGGAAGGAAAGGCAGTTCTTTTCAAAGAATTCGGCGGTGTGAATGCCGTTCCCATTTGTCTCGACACACAGGATACGGAAGAAATCATAAGGACTGTTACTTATCTCGCTCCCGGCTTCGGCGGAATCAATCTGGAAGATATCAGTGCTCCCCGCTGCTTTGAAATCGAAGAGCGTCTAAAAGAAATACTGGACATCCCCGTATTTCATGACGACCAGCACGGTACGGCAATCGTCGTTCTTGCAGGCATCATCAACGCTCTGAAGGTAACAGGAAAGAAGAAGGAGGACTGCAAGGTCGTCGTAAACGGTGCGGGCAGTGCAGGCGTAGCCATCACGAAGCTGCTGCTTACCTATGGATTCTCCAATGTCATCATGTGCGATAAGGTGGGCATTATCTCTGTCAGAACAGAAGGCCTCAACTGGATGCAGCAGAAAATGACAGAAGTAACTAATCCCAATAACGAAACCGGCTCTCTCTCCGATGCCATGAAGGGCGCAGATATTTTTGTAGGCGTATCCGCTCCCGGAATAGTGACCAAAGAAATGGTTTCCTCCATGAACAAGGATTCCATTCTTTTCGCCATGGCAAATCCTGTCCCGGAAATCATGCCCGATCTGGCAAAAGAAGCAGGTGCAAGAGTTGTTGGTACGGGACGCAGCGATTTTCCTAATCAGGTGAACAACGTGGTGGCCTTTCCGGGCATCTTCAAGGGAGCCTTAGAAGGCCGTGCCACACAGATCACGGAAGAAATGAAGCTTGCGGCGGCAAGTGCAATTGCCGGTCTCGTTCCGGAAAGCGAACTTGGCGAAGACAACATCATGCCGGAGGCCTTCAATCCCAAAGTAGCCGAGGTCGTTGCCAACGCTGTAAAATCTCACATCGTCCGCTGA
- a CDS encoding TIGR01212 family radical SAM protein (This family includes YhcC from E. coli K-12, an uncharacterized radical SAM protein.), giving the protein MYNKKEPVFLKNDIPEIWHGKRYYSLDAYFKNTLGHKLNKIAIDAGFTCPNRDGTLDARGCIFCSEGGSGDFAVPFSSIETDEPYIAYFQSYTGTYAPVSQLEQIFGQALADSKVAGISIATRPDCLPKEVLALFGRLKAAYPRKFIWIELGLQTIHEQTALYIRRGYALECFSRAIYELDSLHIPVIVHVILGLPGESESMMLETVEYLGRIPVFGIKLQLLHVLRGTDLAEDYEKGTFSALTMEEYLHILINCLDHLSPNIVVHRVTGDGPKDLLLAPLWSAEKKKVLNALHHRMKLQNSYQGKYWKGGISYASGTSDTL; this is encoded by the coding sequence ATGTATAACAAAAAAGAGCCGGTATTCCTTAAGAATGACATTCCTGAAATATGGCACGGCAAACGTTATTATTCTCTGGACGCTTATTTTAAGAATACTCTTGGCCATAAATTGAATAAAATCGCCATCGATGCAGGATTTACCTGCCCTAACAGAGACGGTACACTGGATGCCAGAGGCTGCATCTTTTGCAGCGAAGGGGGAAGCGGCGACTTTGCCGTTCCCTTTTCCTCCATAGAGACGGACGAACCGTATATCGCATATTTCCAGTCCTATACCGGTACCTATGCCCCCGTCTCACAGCTGGAACAAATCTTCGGACAGGCGTTGGCCGATTCTAAAGTTGCCGGAATCTCCATCGCCACACGCCCTGATTGTCTTCCGAAGGAGGTTCTTGCGCTGTTTGGCAGACTGAAAGCCGCCTATCCCCGCAAATTCATATGGATAGAGCTGGGACTTCAGACCATCCATGAACAGACTGCCCTCTATATCAGGCGGGGCTATGCTCTGGAGTGCTTTTCCCGAGCCATTTATGAATTGGATTCCCTTCACATTCCGGTTATCGTCCACGTCATCTTAGGCCTTCCCGGAGAAAGTGAATCTATGATGCTCGAAACTGTTGAATATCTGGGCCGCATTCCGGTCTTCGGAATAAAGCTTCAGCTTCTTCACGTGCTGCGGGGAACCGATTTGGCAGAGGATTACGAAAAGGGTACTTTTTCCGCCCTGACTATGGAAGAATATCTTCATATACTTATCAACTGTTTGGATCACCTTTCCCCGAACATCGTCGTACACAGAGTAACCGGCGACGGGCCGAAGGATCTGCTCCTCGCTCCTTTATGGAGCGCTGAAAAGAAAAAGGTTCTGAATGCGCTTCATCATCGGATGAAGCTTCAGAACTCTTATCAGGGAAAATATTGGAAAGGAGGTATTTCTTATGCCTCAGGAACCTCTGACACTTTATAA
- a CDS encoding DUF4364 family protein, producing the protein MPQEPLTLYKLIILYMLDRVNFPLTSAQVGDFILEKEYTNFLTLQQAISELTEAGLISAQSIRNRTHLLITAEGLNTLSFFENRISDTIKKEINTFFKDNEMELRNEVSILADYYKSTTGDYDAHLVAKEKKVKLVDITLSVPTEESAAAICDNWQRKNQQIYQYLIQQLF; encoded by the coding sequence ATGCCTCAGGAACCTCTGACACTTTATAAACTAATTATACTTTATATGCTTGACCGGGTGAATTTTCCTCTGACCAGCGCACAGGTGGGGGATTTTATTCTGGAAAAGGAATACACGAATTTTCTCACCCTGCAGCAGGCAATTTCAGAGCTGACCGAGGCGGGGCTCATTTCCGCCCAGTCCATACGGAACAGGACTCATTTGCTGATTACGGCGGAGGGATTAAATACGCTTTCTTTTTTCGAAAACCGCATTAGCGATACGATAAAAAAAGAGATCAATACCTTTTTCAAGGATAATGAAATGGAGCTGCGAAACGAGGTATCCATTCTCGCAGATTATTACAAATCCACTACGGGAGACTATGATGCGCATTTGGTAGCGAAGGAGAAAAAAGTAAAGTTGGTTGACATAACTTTATCTGTTCCTACAGAAGAATCCGCTGCAGCTATCTGTGACAACTGGCAGCGGAAAAATCAACAAATCTATCAGTATCTCATTCAGCAGCTATTTTAG
- a CDS encoding DUF5722 domain-containing protein yields MNRKKNTAKRLWLTISIVIICIAALAGGGFAAYSFNERQKEVEEAALIVIEKAEEEKAKEAAEKEEQEKEQTGSIFESVIEAGRNVFNSIRKKPSSVELEEGETEAFLEVESCLIDSRTSKVSLKTSSDAIPVSDDKYYYLFAIRSYEDTVAEDSTPIMKEYKNTEVEFRFPRHFTGTESGVFRKFVIAVLKDGKYVAVSHPQYITNPEAVAKYKSNGEKPSSKKGLLIDPNKLTTSELDDLGVKHAAYNIPVSRILGESTNSIYPTISYSYNGKNYAFNGQVISEYDLVFSTLTNKGIEISAIILNDVSSAYPQMIHPLSRSGIGSAPYYAFNGADESGAEYLAAVGAFLSERYSGSANGRGLVANWIIGNEINARKEWNYMEYVGLQDYVKEYVKAYRVFYNAIKSINAACNIYISLDQQWDRNISGNTNYDTRDVLDEFNRQIKKEGNIDWGLAIHPYNVPLTSVKIWSASKYVNDSPDTSMVTMANIGVVTGYMQQEEFLTKDGEVRSVVLSELGYTSLRGEELQAAAIVYAYKTAEANPYIDSILFSRQTDALEEMVQGLSLGLNNADGTHKYAYNVFKYMDTENADTYTDFAKSIIGISQWPTSQEP; encoded by the coding sequence ATGAATCGGAAAAAGAATACTGCAAAAAGACTTTGGCTTACGATAAGTATAGTAATAATCTGTATAGCTGCATTAGCCGGCGGGGGATTTGCCGCTTACTCCTTTAACGAAAGGCAGAAGGAAGTGGAGGAAGCCGCGCTTATAGTGATAGAGAAGGCGGAAGAAGAAAAGGCGAAGGAGGCGGCGGAAAAGGAAGAGCAGGAAAAGGAGCAGACGGGCAGCATTTTTGAATCTGTCATAGAAGCCGGACGTAACGTGTTCAATTCCATTAGAAAAAAGCCGTCCTCCGTAGAGCTTGAGGAAGGGGAAACAGAGGCGTTTTTGGAGGTGGAATCCTGTCTGATAGATAGTAGAACGAGCAAGGTCTCTCTTAAGACTTCTTCGGATGCCATTCCGGTCAGTGACGACAAGTATTATTACCTGTTTGCAATACGTTCTTATGAAGACACCGTAGCGGAGGACAGCACTCCTATCATGAAGGAATATAAGAATACAGAGGTGGAATTCCGGTTTCCCAGACATTTTACAGGAACGGAAAGCGGAGTGTTCCGCAAATTTGTGATTGCCGTATTGAAGGACGGAAAATATGTTGCTGTAAGTCATCCCCAATATATTACTAATCCGGAAGCGGTAGCAAAATATAAATCCAACGGAGAAAAGCCTTCTTCCAAAAAGGGGCTTCTAATCGATCCAAACAAGCTTACCACCTCAGAGCTGGACGATCTTGGGGTGAAGCATGCGGCGTATAATATTCCTGTTTCCAGAATATTGGGAGAATCGACCAATAGTATATATCCCACTATTTCTTATTCCTATAACGGGAAAAACTACGCTTTTAACGGGCAGGTTATATCGGAATATGATTTGGTATTCAGCACGCTGACTAATAAAGGAATTGAGATAAGCGCAATTATATTAAACGACGTGTCTTCCGCTTATCCCCAGATGATTCATCCTCTTTCCCGTTCCGGGATAGGAAGCGCGCCTTATTATGCATTCAACGGGGCGGATGAAAGCGGTGCGGAGTATTTGGCGGCAGTGGGAGCATTTCTTTCGGAGCGTTACTCGGGAAGCGCTAACGGGCGCGGATTGGTGGCCAACTGGATCATAGGGAATGAGATCAATGCAAGAAAAGAATGGAACTATATGGAGTACGTAGGACTTCAGGATTATGTGAAGGAATATGTCAAGGCTTACCGCGTATTTTACAACGCGATAAAAAGCATTAATGCTGCGTGTAATATTTACATATCCCTGGATCAGCAGTGGGACAGAAATATAAGCGGCAATACGAATTATGATACAAGAGATGTTCTGGATGAATTCAACAGGCAGATAAAGAAAGAGGGGAATATAGACTGGGGGCTTGCCATACATCCCTACAATGTGCCCCTAACCTCTGTGAAGATATGGTCAGCCTCCAAGTATGTCAACGATTCGCCTGACACCTCCATGGTGACGATGGCAAATATCGGCGTGGTAACCGGTTATATGCAGCAGGAGGAATTTCTTACGAAGGATGGGGAGGTGCGGTCCGTCGTATTGAGCGAATTGGGATATACTTCTCTGCGGGGGGAGGAACTGCAGGCGGCGGCCATCGTATATGCCTATAAGACTGCGGAAGCAAACCCGTATATCGATTCCATCCTTTTTTCCAGACAGACGGACGCGCTGGAGGAGATGGTCCAGGGACTTTCTCTTGGCTTGAACAATGCCGACGGCACACATAAATATGCCTATAATGTTTTCAAATACATGGACACCGAAAATGCGGATACTTATACGGATTTCGCAAAAAGCATCATCGGCATTTCCCAGTGGCCAACGTCTCAAGAGCCATAA